In Primulina huaijiensis isolate GDHJ02 chromosome 16, ASM1229523v2, whole genome shotgun sequence, a single genomic region encodes these proteins:
- the LOC140961973 gene encoding DNA glycosylase/AP lyase ROS1-like isoform X2, which translates to MDLRGNMAPELKDVQNSSWIPTTPAKPDSTTQQPICSDGKEKDIVDASQSYPEPYSGFKQDNGTNWLETGRLLNNLPQETQCLAIPTCYNFTNAANRLVSNTSQANQHTNSQVHEEDLCINDKFTINNDKWNNLSFGNLLAVAHAHSLPGAKSNLELNSLPQTLTGEKSIPTMTVCNFHSPIKTSTNSTTVKSVLSPFEPLTPEKLGKAGCESAMSYFSKGEMHIEEDATVDKILSDKVKESQSCATNSTQLPENHKPDKEGAEETDLKKTPNPKPRKKRHRPKVIVESQPRKSPKPAAENQPFSSGTTKVKRKYVRRKGANNLNNTPLEEGKSGTDSNKSPPKPSTESPDFSSGTTKVKRKYVRKKGVNHLNNTSLEGVKSETDSNKSPNSKDTPIEKRKCVRKRGINKPGATKLDEGSIGAANGKFVRLTRNSCRKSLNFDLESQEKDEGSSYCRSSNRDIKSQEENLNAKDNLKATMQCRHRMEAAMEKTDVGVTYESACFTNQVLKVYRSKPERHSPNLLPHANMCPLHDDYTLTVERVATRGKCQIVFSNVTHDKEENSVQVTINPDCRLTSSIPNDSNCSNSKCLNTESNERNYKRQRVDTAVGAEICSTNATGIFYNSLQTQNTGKNDGTPIMHFPVFYNNVRSETGHNTAKCSLQSTNHENLGKHPLRDITTAVKEQSNMCNCDGFINLMGSPVAAKFRYVSTIDAITEQLNKLDLKAESNQVSARNQSAIVACHTFYQEHYALVPYQRGEAVIPFDNSFNQVKRRRPRPKVELDGETIRVWQLLLENINSEGVDGNDEEKTKWWEEERRVFSGRADSFIARMHLVQGDRRFSPWKGSVLDSVIGVFLTQNVSDHLSSSAFMSLVAQFPLKSKTSSTELHEERVDTHAMEPEKYVLNPNETSGVNGEVLNKEVYGEDSEILHEFEGNENKAVSRVGSSGCSFDGNKPEDSFGVQLADMSKHGPFVPHTSALTKRDSVDELNSQSSVTSSHSSTDSPIVQTTERTSLLSTTEEVTTAGVVPNRFINPTFVQLLQMAESNCVFREAGNLFDIGGHVQPDSSSLASQKEIQSDDWISPAKSVNSCGSRVSTSSESEFQDSIQKFTGDSSKGRPQFCSPNAQSSSNDQIEINKKITENQKGQDATEILFQEKNCNTAASNNRIYPQNLMNATGSSSHTENSEKSKSMEGRLTMNYPDNHPSKKEHVPKKKGGRIGKVKEDPIDWDSLRKQAEAWGRKREKTPNTTDSVDWEAVRCADINEIAHTIRERGMNNRLAERIQDFLNRLVREHGSLDLEWLRDIPPDKAKEYLLSVKGLGLKSVECVRLLTLHHLAFPVDTNVGRIAVRLGWVPLQPLPESLQLHLLEMYPIMESIQKYLWPRLCKLDQKILYELHYQMITFGKVFCTKNKPNCNACPMRGECRHFASAFASARLALPAPEEKSITLATENRKANQNPAKKTNLLQLPSPQPNQIVAESEVRNSQPIIEEPTTPEPTVETPATPQPIYNQVPECDIENSFCEDPDEIPTIQLNMEEFTHNLWKIMRQNAETLEGEASKAIVALTPEAALIPLPKLKNVSRLRTEHQVYELPDSHPLLEGMDRREADDPCPYLLAIWTPGETVNSIEPPERRCSSQEPQKLCNDRTCLSCNSVREANSLTVRGTLLIPCRTAMRGSFPLNGTYFQVNEVFSDHESSLHPMDIPREWLWNLPRRTVYFGTSIPTIFKGLETEDIQYCFWRGFVCVRGFDRKTRAPRPLIARLHFPASKLAKRKGEAGQN; encoded by the exons ATGGATTTACGTGGAAATATGGCTCCAGAATTAAAAGATGTCCAGAATAGTTCTTGGATTCCTACAACCCCAGCAAAGCCCGATTCGACAACCCAGCAGCCGATCTGCTCAGAtgggaaagaaaaagacattGTTGATGCTAGTCAGTCGTATCCAGAACCATACTCCGGGTTTAAACAGGATAACGGCACAAATTGGCTTGAAACAGGGAGATTATTGAATAATCTTCCGCAAGAAACTCAATGCCTGGCAATACCTACATGTTACAATTTTACAAATGCAGCCAACCGTTTGGTTTCCAACACTTCACAAGCAAATCAACACACAAATTCCCAAGTTCATGAAGAGGATTTATGtataaatgataaatttactataaataacgACAAATGGAACAATCTATCATTTGGAAATCTTTTGGCTGTGGCACATGCTCATAGTTTACCTGGAGCAAAATCCAACCTAGAACTCAACAGCCTACCACAAACGCTAACAG GTGAAAAATCAATACCCACCATGACAGTATGTAATTTTCATTCACCAATCAAGACAAGTACAAATTCAACTACGGTCAAGAGTGTATTGTCCCCATTTGAACCCTTGACACCAGAGAAGCTCGGTAAAGCAGGATGTGAATCCGCAATGTCATATTTCAGCAAAGGTGAAATGCACATAGAAGAAGATGCGACAGTGGACAAAATCTTGAGTGATAAAGTGAAGGAATCTCAGTCATGTGCAACTAATTCTACACAACTACCAGAGAATCACAAGCCTGACAAGGAAGGGGCAGAGGAAACTGACTTGAAGAAAACACCTAATCCTAAACCAAGAAAGAAAAGGCACAGGCCCAAAGTAATAGTAGAAAGCCAGCCCAGAAAATCTCCCAAACCAGCCGCCGAAAACCAGCCTTTTTCTTCAGGTACCACGAAGGTCAAGAGAAAGTATGTTCGAAGAAAAGGAGCCAACAATCTTAATAATACTCCCCTGGAAGAAGGGAAAAGTGGAACTGATTCAAACAAAAGTCCTCCCAAACCAAGTACCGAAAGCCCAGATTTCTCCTCGGGCACCACGAAGGTCAAGAGAAAGTATGTTCGAAAAAAAGGAGTCAATCATCTCAATAATACTTCTCTGGAAGGGGTGAAAAGTGAAACTGATTCAAACAAAAGTCCTAATTCTAAGGATACTCCAATAGAAAAGAGGAAGTGTGTGAGAAAAAGGGGAATCAACAAGCCTGGAGCTACCAAATTAGATGAGGGAAGTATTGGTGCAGCCAATGGAAAGTTTGTACGGCTTACCAGAAATTCCTGcagaaaatctttaaattttgatttggaAAGCCAAGAGAAAGACGAAGGTTCCTCATATTGTCGATCTTCAAATCGAGACATCAAATCACAAGAAGAGAACCTTAATGCAAAAGATAATTTAAAAGCAACTATGCAATGCAGACACAGGATGGAGGCAGCGATGGAGAAAACTGATGTGGGTGTAACCTATGAATCTGCATGCTTTACGAATCAAGTTTTGAAAGTTTACCGGTCAAAACCAGAAAGACATTCCCCAAACCTTTTGCCTCATGCAAATATGTGTCCACTGCATGATGATTACACTCTCACTGTTGAGCGTGTAGCTACAAGAGGAAAATGCCAGATAGTATTCTCTAATGTAACACATGACAAAGAAGAAAATTCAGTTCAAGTTACAATAAATCCTGATTGCCGATTGACATCTAGCATTCCTAATGATTCCAATTGCAGCAACAGCAAATGCTTGAATACAGAAAGCAATGAAAGAAACTATAAGAGACAACGAGTGGATACTGCTGTCGGAGCTGAAATCTGCAGCACAAATGCAACTGGGATTTTTTACAATTCCTTGCAGACACAAAACACAGGTAAGAATGACGGCACACCTATCATGCATTTTCCCGTATTTTACAATAATGTGAGGAGTGAGACGGGACACAATACAGCAAAATGCAGTTTGCAGTCCACCAATCACGAGAATCTTGGAAAACACCCTTTAAGAGATATAACCACGGCAGTGAAGGAACAGTCAAATATGTGTAATTGCGATGGATTCATCAATTTGATGG GTTCTCCTGTGGCTGCGAAATTTAGATATGTCTCCACAATTGATGCAATAACTGAGCAACTTAATAAACTTGATCTGAAAGCAGAGAGCAACCAAGTATCAGCTCGAAACCAGAGTGCGATTGTAGCGTGCCATACGTTTTATCAAGAGCATTATGCCCTTGTTCCATATCAAAGAGGTGAAGCTGTTATCCCTTTTGATAATTCATTTAATCAAGTTAAACGAAGAAGACCACGCCCTAAAGTTGAACTTGACGGTGAGACAATTCGAGTGTGGCAACTTctattagaaaatataaatagtgAAGGCGTTGATGGAAATGATGAAGAAAAAACAAAATGGTGGGAAGAAGAACGAAGAGTATTCAGTGGAAGAGCAGACTCATTTATTGCACGCATGCATCTTGTCCAAG GAGACAGGCGCTTTTCGCCATGGAAAGGATCAGTATTAGACTCTGTGATTGGCGTATTCCTCACTCAGAATGTTTCAGATCACCTTTCTAG CTCTGCCTTTATGTCTCTTGTTGCGCAATTCCCCCTCAAGTCAAAGACTAGCTCTACTGAATTACATGAAGAGAGAGTGGATACACACGCTATGGAGCCTGAAAAATATGTGCTGAATCCCAATGAAACTTCTGGAGTGAATGGAGAGGTGTTAAACAAGGAAGTCTATGGTGAGGATTCTGAGATACTTCACGAATTTGAAGGCAATGAAAACAAAGCAGTGAGTAGAGTCGGGTCCTCAGGTTGCAGTTTTGATGGAAATAAACCTGAAGACAGCTTTGGAGTCCAACTAGCGGATATGTCCAAACATGGCCCATTTGTTCCCCATACATCTGCCTTGACTAAGAGAGACTCAGTTGATGAACTTAATTCTCAGAGTTCTGTGACTTCTTCTCACAGCTCTACAGATTCCCCAATAGTACAAACGACAGAAAGAACTTCGTTACTGAGCACCACTGAGGAAGTGACAACAGCTGGGGTTGTGCCAAATAGGTTCATCAATCCTACTTTTGTACAACTTCTGCAGATGGCCGAATCAAACTGTGTTTTTAGGGAGGCCGGAAATTTGTTTGATATAGGTGGGCATGTGCAACCAGATAGCTCGTCTCTTGCCTCACAAAAAGAAATCCAAAGTGATGATTGGATATCCCCTGCAAAATCTGTTAATTCATGTG GAAGCAGAGTGTCAACATCATCAGAATCCGAATTCCAGGACTCAATTCAAAAATTCACTGGTGATAGTTCCAAAGGGAGACCACAGTTCTGCAGTCCAAATGCTCAGTCAAGCAGCAATGATCAAATCgagatcaataaaaaaataactgaAAACCAAAAGGGCCAAGATGCAACAGAGATACtgtttcaagaaaaaaattgtaatacaGCGGCATCAAACAATCGAATCTATCCTCAAAATTTGATGAATGCCACAGGTAGTAGCAGCCACACAGAAAATTCAGAGAAGTCTAAGAGCATGGAAGGTCGCCTAACTATGAATTACCCTGATAATCATCCTAGCAAAAAGGAGCATGTACCCAAAAAGAAAGGAGGACGAATTGGAAAAGTGAAAGAAGACCCGATTGATTGGGATAGCTTGAGAAAACAGGCCGAGGCATGGGGGAGAAAGAGAGAGAAAACACCCAACACCACGGACTCGGTGGACTGGGAAGCTGTTAGATGTGCAGATATTAATGAGATTGCACACACTATTCGAGAAAGGGGTATGAACAATAGACTAGCCGAGAGAATCCAG GACTTCCTCAACCGGCTTGTTAGAGAACATGGAAGCCTTGATTTGGAATGGTTGAGAGATATTCCACCAGATAAAGCAAA AGAGTATCTATTGAGCGTGAAGGGTTTGGGTTTGAAGAGTGTGGAGTGTGTGCGGCTATTGACACTTCATCACCTTGCCTTTCCA GTTGACACAAATGTTGGGCGTATAGCAGTGCGATTAGGGTGGGTACCTCTTCAGCCGTTGCCTGAATCACTTCAGCTGCATCTACTGGAAAT GTACCCAATAATGGAGTCAATTCAGAAATATCTGTGGCCTAGGCTTTGCAAGCTTGatcaaaaaatatt ATATGAGCTGCATTATCAAATGATTACTTTTGGAAAG GTATTTTGCACGAAGAACAAACCAAATTGCAATGCATGTCCAATGAGGGGAGAATGCAGACATTTTGCAAGTGCATTTGCCAG TGCAAGACTTGCTCTTCCAGCACCAGAGGAGAAAAGTATCACACTTGCCACAGAAAACAGAAAAGCTAATCAAAATCCAGCAAAAAAAACGAATTTGTTGCAGCTGCCTTCACCACAACCTAATCAAATAGTTGCTGAATCTGAGGTAAGAAACTCTCAACCGATTATTGAAGAGCCAACTACGCCAGAGCCCACCGTTGAAACCCCTGCCACACCACAACCAATCTATAACCAAGTTCCAGAATGTGACATCGAGAACAGTTTCTGTGAAGATCCTGATGAAATTCCTACCATCCAACTCAATATGGAAGAATTTACTCATAATTTATGGAAGATTATGAGGCAAAATGCAGAAACTCTGGAAGGAGAAGCATCAAAGGCCATAGTAGCTTTGACTCCAGAAGCTGCTTTGATCCCTCTGCCTAAACTTAAAAACGTGAGCCGGCTCAGAACAGAGCATCAAGT ATATGAGCTACCAGATTCACACCCTCTGCTAGAAGGG ATGGACAGACGAGAAGCAGATGATCCCTGCCCATACCTACTTGCTATATGGACACCAG GCGAAACTGTGAACTCTATTGAGCCACCTGAAAGAAGGTGTAGTTCCCAAGAACCCCAGAAACTATGCAATGATAGAACTTGTTTATCATGCAACAGTGTCCGCGAAGCGAATTCCCTAACTGTGAGGGGAACTCTTTTG ATACCTTGTAGAACAGCTATGAGAGGAAGCTTTCCTCTCAATGGCACATATTTCCAAGTTAACGAG GTATTCTCTGACCATGAGAGTAGTCTTCATCCCATGGATATTCCACGAGAGTGGCTATGGAACTTACCAAGGAGAACAGTGTATTTTGGAACGTCTATACCAACAATATTTAAAG GGCTAGAGACCGAAGATATCCAGTATTGCTTTTGGAGAG GGTTTGTTTGTGTCAGGGGATTTGATAGGAAAACACGAGCACCGCGGCCTCTCATTGCCAGATTGCACTTTCCTGCGAGCAAGTTAGCCAAACGGAAAGGAGAGGCAGGACAAAATTAA
- the LOC140961973 gene encoding transcriptional activator DEMETER-like isoform X1 — protein MDLRGNMAPELKDVQNSSWIPTTPAKPDSTTQQPICSDGKEKDIVDASQSYPEPYSGFKQDNGTNWLETGRLLNNLPQETQCLAIPTCYNFTNAANRLVSNTSQANQHTNSQVHEEDLCINDKFTINNDKWNNLSFGNLLAVAHAHSLPGAKSNLELNSLPQTLTGEKSIPTMTVCNFHSPIKTSTNSTTVKSVLSPFEPLTPEKLGKAGCESAMSYFSKGEMHIEEDATVDKILSDKVKESQSCATNSTQLPENHKPDKEGAEETDLKKTPNPKPRKKRHRPKVIVESQPRKSPKPAAENQPFSSGTTKVKRKYVRRKGANNLNNTPLEEGKSGTDSNKSPPKPSTESPDFSSGTTKVKRKYVRKKGVNHLNNTSLEGVKSETDSNKSPNSKDTPIEKRKCVRKRGINKPGATKLDEGSIGAANGKFVRLTRNSCRKSLNFDLESQEKDEGSSYCRSSNRDIKSQEENLNAKDNLKATMQCRHRMEAAMEKTDVGVTYESACFTNQVLKVYRSKPERHSPNLLPHANMCPLHDDYTLTVERVATRGKCQIVFSNVTHDKEENSVQVTINPDCRLTSSIPNDSNCSNSKCLNTESNERNYKRQRVDTAVGAEICSTNATGIFYNSLQTQNTGKNDGTPIMHFPVFYNNVRSETGHNTAKCSLQSTNHENLGKHPLRDITTAVKEQSNMCNCDGFINLMGSPVAAKFRYVSTIDAITEQLNKLDLKAESNQVSARNQSAIVACHTFYQEHYALVPYQRGEAVIPFDNSFNQVKRRRPRPKVELDGETIRVWQLLLENINSEGVDGNDEEKTKWWEEERRVFSGRADSFIARMHLVQGDRRFSPWKGSVLDSVIGVFLTQNVSDHLSSSAFMSLVAQFPLKSKTSSTELHEERVDTHAMEPEKYVLNPNETSGVNGEVLNKEVYGEDSEILHEFEGNENKAVSRVGSSGCSFDGNKPEDSFGVQLADMSKHGPFVPHTSALTKRDSVDELNSQSSVTSSHSSTDSPIVQTTERTSLLSTTEEVTTAGVVPNRFINPTFVQLLQMAESNCVFREAGNLFDIGGHVQPDSSSLASQKEIQSDDWISPAKSVNSCGESTLRLAPTPGAQESEFFYLSKLYGADSRERLSPAGSRVSTSSESEFQDSIQKFTGDSSKGRPQFCSPNAQSSSNDQIEINKKITENQKGQDATEILFQEKNCNTAASNNRIYPQNLMNATGSSSHTENSEKSKSMEGRLTMNYPDNHPSKKEHVPKKKGGRIGKVKEDPIDWDSLRKQAEAWGRKREKTPNTTDSVDWEAVRCADINEIAHTIRERGMNNRLAERIQDFLNRLVREHGSLDLEWLRDIPPDKAKEYLLSVKGLGLKSVECVRLLTLHHLAFPVDTNVGRIAVRLGWVPLQPLPESLQLHLLEMYPIMESIQKYLWPRLCKLDQKILYELHYQMITFGKVFCTKNKPNCNACPMRGECRHFASAFASARLALPAPEEKSITLATENRKANQNPAKKTNLLQLPSPQPNQIVAESEVRNSQPIIEEPTTPEPTVETPATPQPIYNQVPECDIENSFCEDPDEIPTIQLNMEEFTHNLWKIMRQNAETLEGEASKAIVALTPEAALIPLPKLKNVSRLRTEHQVYELPDSHPLLEGMDRREADDPCPYLLAIWTPGETVNSIEPPERRCSSQEPQKLCNDRTCLSCNSVREANSLTVRGTLLIPCRTAMRGSFPLNGTYFQVNEVFSDHESSLHPMDIPREWLWNLPRRTVYFGTSIPTIFKGLETEDIQYCFWRGFVCVRGFDRKTRAPRPLIARLHFPASKLAKRKGEAGQN, from the exons ATGGATTTACGTGGAAATATGGCTCCAGAATTAAAAGATGTCCAGAATAGTTCTTGGATTCCTACAACCCCAGCAAAGCCCGATTCGACAACCCAGCAGCCGATCTGCTCAGAtgggaaagaaaaagacattGTTGATGCTAGTCAGTCGTATCCAGAACCATACTCCGGGTTTAAACAGGATAACGGCACAAATTGGCTTGAAACAGGGAGATTATTGAATAATCTTCCGCAAGAAACTCAATGCCTGGCAATACCTACATGTTACAATTTTACAAATGCAGCCAACCGTTTGGTTTCCAACACTTCACAAGCAAATCAACACACAAATTCCCAAGTTCATGAAGAGGATTTATGtataaatgataaatttactataaataacgACAAATGGAACAATCTATCATTTGGAAATCTTTTGGCTGTGGCACATGCTCATAGTTTACCTGGAGCAAAATCCAACCTAGAACTCAACAGCCTACCACAAACGCTAACAG GTGAAAAATCAATACCCACCATGACAGTATGTAATTTTCATTCACCAATCAAGACAAGTACAAATTCAACTACGGTCAAGAGTGTATTGTCCCCATTTGAACCCTTGACACCAGAGAAGCTCGGTAAAGCAGGATGTGAATCCGCAATGTCATATTTCAGCAAAGGTGAAATGCACATAGAAGAAGATGCGACAGTGGACAAAATCTTGAGTGATAAAGTGAAGGAATCTCAGTCATGTGCAACTAATTCTACACAACTACCAGAGAATCACAAGCCTGACAAGGAAGGGGCAGAGGAAACTGACTTGAAGAAAACACCTAATCCTAAACCAAGAAAGAAAAGGCACAGGCCCAAAGTAATAGTAGAAAGCCAGCCCAGAAAATCTCCCAAACCAGCCGCCGAAAACCAGCCTTTTTCTTCAGGTACCACGAAGGTCAAGAGAAAGTATGTTCGAAGAAAAGGAGCCAACAATCTTAATAATACTCCCCTGGAAGAAGGGAAAAGTGGAACTGATTCAAACAAAAGTCCTCCCAAACCAAGTACCGAAAGCCCAGATTTCTCCTCGGGCACCACGAAGGTCAAGAGAAAGTATGTTCGAAAAAAAGGAGTCAATCATCTCAATAATACTTCTCTGGAAGGGGTGAAAAGTGAAACTGATTCAAACAAAAGTCCTAATTCTAAGGATACTCCAATAGAAAAGAGGAAGTGTGTGAGAAAAAGGGGAATCAACAAGCCTGGAGCTACCAAATTAGATGAGGGAAGTATTGGTGCAGCCAATGGAAAGTTTGTACGGCTTACCAGAAATTCCTGcagaaaatctttaaattttgatttggaAAGCCAAGAGAAAGACGAAGGTTCCTCATATTGTCGATCTTCAAATCGAGACATCAAATCACAAGAAGAGAACCTTAATGCAAAAGATAATTTAAAAGCAACTATGCAATGCAGACACAGGATGGAGGCAGCGATGGAGAAAACTGATGTGGGTGTAACCTATGAATCTGCATGCTTTACGAATCAAGTTTTGAAAGTTTACCGGTCAAAACCAGAAAGACATTCCCCAAACCTTTTGCCTCATGCAAATATGTGTCCACTGCATGATGATTACACTCTCACTGTTGAGCGTGTAGCTACAAGAGGAAAATGCCAGATAGTATTCTCTAATGTAACACATGACAAAGAAGAAAATTCAGTTCAAGTTACAATAAATCCTGATTGCCGATTGACATCTAGCATTCCTAATGATTCCAATTGCAGCAACAGCAAATGCTTGAATACAGAAAGCAATGAAAGAAACTATAAGAGACAACGAGTGGATACTGCTGTCGGAGCTGAAATCTGCAGCACAAATGCAACTGGGATTTTTTACAATTCCTTGCAGACACAAAACACAGGTAAGAATGACGGCACACCTATCATGCATTTTCCCGTATTTTACAATAATGTGAGGAGTGAGACGGGACACAATACAGCAAAATGCAGTTTGCAGTCCACCAATCACGAGAATCTTGGAAAACACCCTTTAAGAGATATAACCACGGCAGTGAAGGAACAGTCAAATATGTGTAATTGCGATGGATTCATCAATTTGATGG GTTCTCCTGTGGCTGCGAAATTTAGATATGTCTCCACAATTGATGCAATAACTGAGCAACTTAATAAACTTGATCTGAAAGCAGAGAGCAACCAAGTATCAGCTCGAAACCAGAGTGCGATTGTAGCGTGCCATACGTTTTATCAAGAGCATTATGCCCTTGTTCCATATCAAAGAGGTGAAGCTGTTATCCCTTTTGATAATTCATTTAATCAAGTTAAACGAAGAAGACCACGCCCTAAAGTTGAACTTGACGGTGAGACAATTCGAGTGTGGCAACTTctattagaaaatataaatagtgAAGGCGTTGATGGAAATGATGAAGAAAAAACAAAATGGTGGGAAGAAGAACGAAGAGTATTCAGTGGAAGAGCAGACTCATTTATTGCACGCATGCATCTTGTCCAAG GAGACAGGCGCTTTTCGCCATGGAAAGGATCAGTATTAGACTCTGTGATTGGCGTATTCCTCACTCAGAATGTTTCAGATCACCTTTCTAG CTCTGCCTTTATGTCTCTTGTTGCGCAATTCCCCCTCAAGTCAAAGACTAGCTCTACTGAATTACATGAAGAGAGAGTGGATACACACGCTATGGAGCCTGAAAAATATGTGCTGAATCCCAATGAAACTTCTGGAGTGAATGGAGAGGTGTTAAACAAGGAAGTCTATGGTGAGGATTCTGAGATACTTCACGAATTTGAAGGCAATGAAAACAAAGCAGTGAGTAGAGTCGGGTCCTCAGGTTGCAGTTTTGATGGAAATAAACCTGAAGACAGCTTTGGAGTCCAACTAGCGGATATGTCCAAACATGGCCCATTTGTTCCCCATACATCTGCCTTGACTAAGAGAGACTCAGTTGATGAACTTAATTCTCAGAGTTCTGTGACTTCTTCTCACAGCTCTACAGATTCCCCAATAGTACAAACGACAGAAAGAACTTCGTTACTGAGCACCACTGAGGAAGTGACAACAGCTGGGGTTGTGCCAAATAGGTTCATCAATCCTACTTTTGTACAACTTCTGCAGATGGCCGAATCAAACTGTGTTTTTAGGGAGGCCGGAAATTTGTTTGATATAGGTGGGCATGTGCAACCAGATAGCTCGTCTCTTGCCTCACAAAAAGAAATCCAAAGTGATGATTGGATATCCCCTGCAAAATCTGTTAATTCATGTGGTGAGTCTACTTTGCGTCTAGCACCCACTCCAGGAGCTCAAGAATCAGAATTCTTTTATTTATCCAAGTTGTATGGTGCTGACAGCAGGGAAAGACTTTCCCCTGCAGGAAGCAGAGTGTCAACATCATCAGAATCCGAATTCCAGGACTCAATTCAAAAATTCACTGGTGATAGTTCCAAAGGGAGACCACAGTTCTGCAGTCCAAATGCTCAGTCAAGCAGCAATGATCAAATCgagatcaataaaaaaataactgaAAACCAAAAGGGCCAAGATGCAACAGAGATACtgtttcaagaaaaaaattgtaatacaGCGGCATCAAACAATCGAATCTATCCTCAAAATTTGATGAATGCCACAGGTAGTAGCAGCCACACAGAAAATTCAGAGAAGTCTAAGAGCATGGAAGGTCGCCTAACTATGAATTACCCTGATAATCATCCTAGCAAAAAGGAGCATGTACCCAAAAAGAAAGGAGGACGAATTGGAAAAGTGAAAGAAGACCCGATTGATTGGGATAGCTTGAGAAAACAGGCCGAGGCATGGGGGAGAAAGAGAGAGAAAACACCCAACACCACGGACTCGGTGGACTGGGAAGCTGTTAGATGTGCAGATATTAATGAGATTGCACACACTATTCGAGAAAGGGGTATGAACAATAGACTAGCCGAGAGAATCCAG GACTTCCTCAACCGGCTTGTTAGAGAACATGGAAGCCTTGATTTGGAATGGTTGAGAGATATTCCACCAGATAAAGCAAA AGAGTATCTATTGAGCGTGAAGGGTTTGGGTTTGAAGAGTGTGGAGTGTGTGCGGCTATTGACACTTCATCACCTTGCCTTTCCA GTTGACACAAATGTTGGGCGTATAGCAGTGCGATTAGGGTGGGTACCTCTTCAGCCGTTGCCTGAATCACTTCAGCTGCATCTACTGGAAAT GTACCCAATAATGGAGTCAATTCAGAAATATCTGTGGCCTAGGCTTTGCAAGCTTGatcaaaaaatatt ATATGAGCTGCATTATCAAATGATTACTTTTGGAAAG GTATTTTGCACGAAGAACAAACCAAATTGCAATGCATGTCCAATGAGGGGAGAATGCAGACATTTTGCAAGTGCATTTGCCAG TGCAAGACTTGCTCTTCCAGCACCAGAGGAGAAAAGTATCACACTTGCCACAGAAAACAGAAAAGCTAATCAAAATCCAGCAAAAAAAACGAATTTGTTGCAGCTGCCTTCACCACAACCTAATCAAATAGTTGCTGAATCTGAGGTAAGAAACTCTCAACCGATTATTGAAGAGCCAACTACGCCAGAGCCCACCGTTGAAACCCCTGCCACACCACAACCAATCTATAACCAAGTTCCAGAATGTGACATCGAGAACAGTTTCTGTGAAGATCCTGATGAAATTCCTACCATCCAACTCAATATGGAAGAATTTACTCATAATTTATGGAAGATTATGAGGCAAAATGCAGAAACTCTGGAAGGAGAAGCATCAAAGGCCATAGTAGCTTTGACTCCAGAAGCTGCTTTGATCCCTCTGCCTAAACTTAAAAACGTGAGCCGGCTCAGAACAGAGCATCAAGT ATATGAGCTACCAGATTCACACCCTCTGCTAGAAGGG ATGGACAGACGAGAAGCAGATGATCCCTGCCCATACCTACTTGCTATATGGACACCAG GCGAAACTGTGAACTCTATTGAGCCACCTGAAAGAAGGTGTAGTTCCCAAGAACCCCAGAAACTATGCAATGATAGAACTTGTTTATCATGCAACAGTGTCCGCGAAGCGAATTCCCTAACTGTGAGGGGAACTCTTTTG ATACCTTGTAGAACAGCTATGAGAGGAAGCTTTCCTCTCAATGGCACATATTTCCAAGTTAACGAG GTATTCTCTGACCATGAGAGTAGTCTTCATCCCATGGATATTCCACGAGAGTGGCTATGGAACTTACCAAGGAGAACAGTGTATTTTGGAACGTCTATACCAACAATATTTAAAG GGCTAGAGACCGAAGATATCCAGTATTGCTTTTGGAGAG GGTTTGTTTGTGTCAGGGGATTTGATAGGAAAACACGAGCACCGCGGCCTCTCATTGCCAGATTGCACTTTCCTGCGAGCAAGTTAGCCAAACGGAAAGGAGAGGCAGGACAAAATTAA